A section of the Vicinamibacteria bacterium genome encodes:
- a CDS encoding sigma-70 family RNA polymerase sigma factor, which produces MANLPPAEEEDLEAIRAVLSGDDEAFRPLVDKYSRSIFNLAYRMTGNAADAEDMAQEAFLQAFARLGDFRVGSRFHPWLYTIALNLCRSHLRRRSLPRWLASPREREEEGREPELSERSPDPEQAFLAREAEEGLQTAVASLPVKYREVFVLRQSQELSYEEIAALLGLPLGTVEVRLFRARRLLLKSLEASNLRRAKKRAK; this is translated from the coding sequence ATGGCGAATCTCCCTCCCGCGGAGGAGGAGGACCTGGAGGCGATCCGAGCCGTCCTCTCCGGTGACGATGAAGCCTTTCGCCCTCTCGTCGACAAGTATTCCCGCTCCATCTTCAATCTGGCCTACCGAATGACAGGCAACGCGGCGGATGCGGAGGATATGGCCCAGGAGGCTTTCCTTCAGGCCTTTGCGCGCCTAGGGGACTTTCGGGTCGGCTCGCGGTTCCACCCCTGGCTGTACACGATCGCCCTCAACCTCTGTCGCAGCCATCTGCGCCGACGATCGTTGCCGCGGTGGTTAGCGTCGCCTCGGGAGCGCGAAGAGGAGGGCCGGGAGCCGGAGCTGTCCGAACGATCGCCCGATCCGGAGCAGGCATTCCTCGCCCGGGAGGCCGAGGAAGGCCTCCAGACGGCGGTGGCGTCCCTGCCTGTCAAATACCGGGAGGTGTTCGTCTTGCGCCAGTCGCAGGAACTGTCGTACGAGGAGATCGCCGCCCTTCTGGGGCTGCCGCTCGGCACCGTGGAGGTTCGCCTCTTTCGAGCCCGGCGGCTCCTTCTCAAGAGTCTCGAGGCCAGCAACTTAAGAAGGGCTAAGAAGAGGGCGAAATAA